The sequence below is a genomic window from bacterium.
GTTTTGCCGGAATATCTCTTTATAAATTCTTCGGACTGATTATTATAAATACCACCTGGACAGACTACATTTATCCTGAGGCCGTCATTCCTAAAATAACTGGCCAGATATTTAGAGTAGGCGATAATCCCTCCCTTAATAGCTGAATAGGCGGCGGGGGTGGTCATATCCGTACCTTCATAAATAGTGAAATCAGGCGCCACAGTGCCATATATCGAAGCTATACTAATAATAGAGCCTTCTTGGCGAGCCGCCATTCTTAGGGCGATTTCATTAGAGCAAATACAATAAGAATTAAGCTGTATATCTACATCCCTCCTAAAGCTTTCAGTCTTAACGACTTCCAGCTTATCTCCCCAATCTTCAGTCCGGGGATAAGCGTTATTTACCCATACATCAATGTTTCCGTATTTCTTCTCTAAGTTTTCTATATTAACTTTTATTTTTTCGAAATCAGTAATATCGCCCTTCTCATAAAAGATATTGTGGTTTGTATCCCTAAGATCTGAAGAAACTTTCTCCCCTCCTGAACAATCAATATCCAGCACAATAACCTTTGAGCCACTCTCAGCGAGTGCCTTGGTTATAGCTGATCCCAATAAACCGAGGCCTCCGGTTACCACGGAAAGCTTTCCTTCTAAGGAAAATGGATCTCTGACGGCCATTAAGGCTTACTCCCCCAATTAAAAATCTTCCTTATTTATAATCTCATCGTATTCAATATCTCTTTTGGCGGCTTTGCCTATTATGAAGTCTACATATCCAGGCGCTATCCCCTCGGCCGGCCTTTTAAAATCAAGCATGTCTTCTTTAAAAATCTCTCCCTTCTTAATCTCTCTGGCGGCCACAATACTCCTTCTAAAGGCCTTCAGCCTCTCTTCATCCTCGTTAACCATAACCCTATGGGTGCCCAATGCCTGGCATATCCTTTTTGACTCTTTTACTATAATCTTCATCTCCATAAAATCCGCCGATACTTTATGATCCCAGCCAAACATATTTTTATCCAAGGTAAAATGTTTCTCGATGAGACAGGCGCCTTTGGCCACGGCAGCAAGTGGTATAGAAAAACCGATAGTATGATCAGAAAATCCAATAGGATAAGGATAAGCCGTTCTTAAGGTATCGATGTTGTTTAAATTTACCTGCCTATCTTCAGGGGGATAAAGTGATACACAGTGAAGTATTACTATCTTATTATTACCCGCTTCTTCTATGGTCTGGATGGCCTTATCTATCTCGCTTAATCTACTTAGTCCTGTTGACAGCACTATGGGTAGATTTTTCATCGCGATATAGTGAAGAAAAGGATAATTACTCAAGTCCATTGAAGCTACTTTAATAAAACTCACCCTTAACTCCTCAACCAGAAAATCAACTTCTCGTTTGGAAAAGGGCGTGGAAATACAATCAATACCCATTTCGTCAGCAAATTTTTTCATCTTTCGCAGTTCATCTTCTGAAATGGCGAACTTATCTACTATCTCTTCCAGGGTATAATCTGTCCTCTCCCTGTAGTCATCAGCCAAAAAGTAGTTTTGCTCATAAACCTTTTTGGAAAAGATGGTATCCTTTGACCATGATTGAAATTTAACGCAGTCAGCCCCTGCTTCCCTGGCCTTCGAGATTAACTGCCGGGCCAGGTCCATATCGCCATTATGATTGGAACCAAGTTCGGCAATTATGTAAGGCCGGCCATAGTCATATACCTCTTTGTCCTTTGTTAATTGTATCCTCATAGGTTTAACTCCCCGGGCAGTTTCACCTGCTCCCACCATAATGGCTTATGGATATTAAGACCTTTGATTTTCTCTATATATTCTTGGCTATATGCCTTATCGGCCATATCTTTCTTTAATTCTTCAAATCCTTTATATAGCGGCCTAAATTTGTTATCTATTTTAGAGAAATTCTTATAATGGAGGAGCTTAACATTAATTTCTTTCTCTACTTTAGCCTTATCAATATCAGAGGATAACCCTACCACATTGTCTTGGTATATCCGGTAAAATGTAACTGCCTCATTGGTAAAAACCGCCCGACAGCCTTTTTTTAGAAGCGTACTGAATAAATACCAGTCAACCGCTATCAAATCTTTATCGAAACCCACCCCTTCCCGCAGACATTCCCATCTTAGAGATGTATTACTAAAACCAAAAATGTTTTTATCGCTTATGAAATCAAATCTTATCTCTGACCGGTTATCTATCCGATTAGAAAGATATAAGGAATTAAGAACCTCTCCCTTCTCAGATACAGGCGTAAGGTCGTTAGCCACGATGTGGTAATACCTTAACAGTTCTATGCTCTTTTCTACTCTATTCTCGGAAAAAAAATCAT
It includes:
- a CDS encoding SDR family oxidoreductase, with protein sequence MAVRDPFSLEGKLSVVTGGLGLLGSAITKALAESGSKVIVLDIDCSGGEKVSSDLRDTNHNIFYEKGDITDFEKIKVNIENLEKKYGNIDVWVNNAYPRTEDWGDKLEVVKTESFRRDVDIQLNSYCICSNEIALRMAARQEGSIISIASIYGTVAPDFTIYEGTDMTTPAAYSAIKGGIIAYSKYLASYFRNDGLRINVVCPGGIYNNQSEEFIKRYSGKTLLGRMAGPYEIAWPVVFLASRAASYITGTTLMVDGGWTTI
- a CDS encoding glycosyltransferase — encoded protein: MSHTILGKAGEMTHKNRVAVLGVVFSGIEKFIDEYLSSLEKQTYKDFDLILINDGFAGLDEFKAKYRLNIREIRYEDTPAKIREFAINYIKHKGYEYIIFTDSDDFFSENRVEKSIELLRYYHIVANDLTPVSEKGEVLNSLYLSNRIDNRSEIRFDFISDKNIFGFSNTSLRWECLREGVGFDKDLIAVDWYLFSTLLKKGCRAVFTNEAVTFYRIYQDNVVGLSSDIDKAKVEKEINVKLLHYKNFSKIDNKFRPLYKGFEELKKDMADKAYSQEYIEKIKGLNIHKPLWWEQVKLPGELNL
- a CDS encoding N-acetylneuraminate synthase family protein, with product MRIQLTKDKEVYDYGRPYIIAELGSNHNGDMDLARQLISKAREAGADCVKFQSWSKDTIFSKKVYEQNYFLADDYRERTDYTLEEIVDKFAISEDELRKMKKFADEMGIDCISTPFSKREVDFLVEELRVSFIKVASMDLSNYPFLHYIAMKNLPIVLSTGLSRLSEIDKAIQTIEEAGNNKIVILHCVSLYPPEDRQVNLNNIDTLRTAYPYPIGFSDHTIGFSIPLAAVAKGACLIEKHFTLDKNMFGWDHKVSADFMEMKIIVKESKRICQALGTHRVMVNEDEERLKAFRRSIVAAREIKKGEIFKEDMLDFKRPAEGIAPGYVDFIIGKAAKRDIEYDEIINKEDF